A single region of the Montipora capricornis isolate CH-2021 chromosome 13, ASM3666992v2, whole genome shotgun sequence genome encodes:
- the LOC138029162 gene encoding uncharacterized protein, producing the protein MVSRKKERGVKTDSIVNMLEIFKPHEEHSQPKKVLIEGQPGMGKTTYCNKVAYDWAKNCNAEDSFPDVQVLLLLKCRDITSDLWEAIDDQLLPKDMKKEERENFFTFVRDHQSKVLLVLDGLDELPTHKLPFYEEIIQGRVLPNCYLVVTARHKSGVRVHVRECCDTLLEVEGFTKYSAEGFIRRYFKTAEHLAKKLLDKLGTERSLRGITANPSITALLCLLCEDFQGDFPKGVTVLYVKIVQCVLRRYRTKKELPETDEDLTQLYHIELENLGCIALNGLLNDEMYFDDSAFRNGTGNLIPDLGFLSAQPGRSKQRPSYWYGFLHKSFQEFFAALYLSCQLVNEEISADDLVADTRYFKEFQQVLMFTCGILAQRCEAKATALVASIASQINQPNEKESNNYLWTALNCIKESENEQGTFGIELAGSLGSLLEIQCISCRQHMGDSGAAILAHAMATNSTLTKLYLCGNGIGDTGAAALAKAVEISSTLTELCLSGNGIGDTGAAELAKAVEINSTLKRLELCGNGTGDSGAAALAKAVEMNSTLTHLNLSDNRIGDLGAAALAEALGVNSTLTELYLSRNRIGDTGAAALAKAVEINSTLTELYLSGNGIGDTGAVALAKAVEINSTLKRLELCGNVTGDSGAAALAKAVEMNSTLTGLNLSDNRIGDLGVAALAKAMEISSTLTELDLSGNRIGNSGAAALAQAIEINSTLTQLYLSGNEIGDSGAAVLAKAVETNSTLTELDLSDNGISDAGAAELAKAVEINSTLTELHLSDNGIGDSGAAALAQAVEINSTLTGLYLSENRIGDSGAAALAKAVEINSALTELHLNGNEIGTSGAASLAQAMEINSTLIFLNLFGNRIGDLGAAALAKAEEIRSTLTDLYLSGNEISDSEMLRSEVGEVKDILKRIKTDKGSSKDTLKETHVPPEEIYLRGPLALEAYNKALSKGKTRVRRIPVMLIGQDRSGKTSLKKSLRGIRFNPDEISTVGIDVDPSYFKVTTEIWKTGETDQEANTKDASFYEQHTARLVVKKLREGELIPEESSVESFQSVDSSLADMVTPSANKRSEGTLVSSPEFIKTGHDEFPLDKQLDVSASPRASRVSDFDDGSNVYNTLTTSQKSDPTNRGNNHVTTSKIPDEIETLMKKLLQEVDKVRDEEDIYSVLWDFGGQSVYYATHPLFLTSRALYLLAYDLSRELHKTAQPVTKQGVYKNIQDNFETRSNLDYLDFWMTSIASLASRDSVHTKESDLLPEKLPPVFLVCTNADRPHGGADCLALAREVYGSLQGKSYRNHLCDGFFVVDNTKSGGESECSGVARLRHSILAVANELPSMKEDIPIKWLKFEKMLQVTLGEGRTWIYLELAKRIAAEVCQIHDNQEFVTLLDFLHDQRILIHFNDTPELNKLVVLDPQWLIDVFKKVITVQVSDGHGKAEITQLWHKLETTGILEQKLLKHVWDPLIERHETYESFIAVMEKFSLLCSWPSSDTSCNKQYLVPSMLMLHPPQNITELIASAELPSLFLKFEPGQVPLSLFPRLVLNFFQWGQKEFWSSLNPQLYKNFARFYTIGDEDCSVVLLCHSSFIEVVVHRGNVNPPLVEGIQLTISSGHHHDPFEAFCAHAVYKQLSLMLECMRNEFCWLKNMIYQAGFICPVCCPGKLVKYCRTHHKEYCKQEDCLHFLSESDIRSTNQFIRCTKAAAEGDNKVHVKNFSAWLTSPSKQTATDEMNGRQFLSGERSEEVSHAQLPGDVIESLMSDSCHPKEIVLKMKESLHLDQMCLQQPNPETKRMIRCLAKRAKDSNRIGVVKHLREITPAGTTGPLLPGNLDIRNIPVCQMRELTIYLSGGEQWKDVAAKLGLSPTEIRYLDNRTLNPCEAALACISQRCHINVNDLYDVLTECGYPVLADIL; encoded by the exons ATGGTCAGCAGGAAAAAAGAACGAGGGGTAAAGACAGACTCCATTGTCAACATGTTGGAAATCTTCAAACCACACGAAGAACATTCACAACCCAAAAAAGTTTTGATTGAAGGACAGCCAGGCATGGGAAAGACAACCTATTGTAACAAGGTTGCTTACGACTGGGCCAAGAACTGTAACGCTGAAGATTCCTTTCCTGATGTCCaagtgttgctgttgttgaaatGTAGAGACATTACCTCTGACTTATGGGAGGCTATTGATGACCAGCTTTTACCGAAAGAcatgaagaaagaagaaagagagaactTCTTTACTTTCGTTCGGGACCACCAGTCAAAGGTTTTGCTGGTACTTGACGGATTGGATGAGTTGCCAACCCACAAGTTACCCTTTTATGAAGAGATTATTCAAGGTAGAGTGCTTCCAAATTGTTACTTAGTGGTTACAGCTCGCCACAAGAGTGGGGTAAGAGTACATGTACGAGAATGCTGTGACACCCTGCTAGAGGTCGAAGGATTTACCAAATACTCTGCTGAAGGCTTTATCCGAAGATATTTCAAAACCGCGGAGCATCTGGCGAAAAAGCTCTTGGACAAGCTGGGCACAGAAAGAAGCCTAAGGGGAATAACTGCAAATCCGTCAATTACAGCACTTCTTTGCCTCCTTTGCGAAGACTTCCAAGGAGATTTCCCGAAAGGTGTAACTGTGCTTTACGTCAAAATAGTGCAGTGTGTGCTAAGAAGGTATAGGACAAAGAAAGAATTACCAGAAACGGACGAAGACCTAACACAATTATACCACATTGAATTAGAGAATCTTGGTTGTATAGCGTTGAATGGCTTACTCAACGATGAAATGTATTTCGACGACAGTGCATTCAGAAATGGTACTGGCAACTTAATACCTGACCTGGGATTTCTGTCGGCTCAGCCTGGACGCAGCAAACAAAGACCGAGCTACTGGTATGGGTTTCTACACAAGAGCTTTCAGGAGTTTTTTGCTGCACTTTATCTCAGTTGCCAACTTGTCAATGAGGAAATTAGTGCTGATGATTTAGTTGCTGACACACGATATTTTAAGGAGTTTCAACAGGTGCTCATGTTTACCTGTGGTATCTTGGCTCAACGGTGTGAGGCAAAAGCCACGGCACTTGTGGCAAGTATAGCAAGTCAAATTAACCAACCAAATGAGAAAGAAAGTAATAACTACCTATGGACTGCATTGAATTGTATTAAGGAAAGTGAAAATGAACAGGGTACCTTTGGAATAGAATTGGCGGGTTCTCTTGGTTCGCTTCTTGAAATTCAGTGTATTTCGTGTCGACAGCACATGGGTGACAGTGGCGCTGCTATACTGGCTCACGCAATGGCAACAAACTCAACGCTGACAAAGTTGTATTTGTGTGGCAATGGAATCGGTGAcacaggtgctgctgcactggctaaagcagtggaaatcagttcaacgctgacagagttgTGTTTGTCTGGCAATGGAATTGGTGACACAGGTGCTGCTgaactggctaaagcagtggaaatcaattcaacgctgaaaaGGTTGGAGTTGTGTGGCAATGGAACTGGCGACTCGGgagctgctgcactggctaaagcagtggaaatgaATTCCACGCTGACACACTTGAATTTGTCTGACAATCGAATCGGTGACttgggtgctgctgcactggctgaAGCACTGGGAGTAAATTCAACTCTGACAGAGTTGTATTTATCTCGCAATAGAATCGGTGAcacaggtgctgctgcactggctaaagcagtagaaatcaattcaacgctgacagagttgTATTTGTCTGGCAATGGAATTGGTGACACAGGTGCTGTTGctctggctaaagcagtggaaatcaattcaacgctgaaaaGGTTGGAGTTGTGTGGCAATGTAACTGGCGACTCGGgagctgctgcactggctaaagcagtggaaatgaattcaacgctgacagggTTGAATTTGTCTGACAATCGAATCGGTGACTTGGGTgttgctgcactggctaaagcaatggaaatcagttcaacgctgacagagttggATTTGTCTGGCAATAGAATCGGtaactcaggtgctgctgcactggctcaAGCAAtagaaatcaattcaacgctgacacagTTGTATTTGTCGGGcaatgaaatcggtgactcgggtgctgctgtactagctaaagcagtggaaaccAATTCAACCCTGACAGAGTTGGATTTGTCTGACAATGGAATCAGTGACGCGGGTGCTGCTGAACTAGCTAAAGctgtggaaatcaattcaacgctgacagagttgCATTTGTCTGACAAcggaatcggtgactcaggtgctgctgcattGGCtcaagcagtggaaatcaattcaacgctgacaggtTTGTATTTGTCCGAAAAtagaatcggtgactcaggtgctgctgcactggctaaagcagtggaaatcaattcagcCCTAACAGAGTTGCATTTAAATGGCAATGAAATCGGTACGTCGGGTGCTGCTTCACTAGCTCAGGcaatggaaatcaattcaacgctgatatttttgaatttgtttggcAATAGAATCGGTGACttgggtgctgctgcactggctaaagcagagGAAATCAGATCAACGCTGACAGATTTGTATTTGTCTGGCAATGAAATCAGTGACTCAG AAATGCTGAGGTCAGAAGTTGGAGAAGTGAAAG ACATCCTGAAGAGGATTAAAACTGATAAAGGCAGCAGTAAAGACACCCTAAAGGAGACACATG TGCCCCCTGAAGAGATCTATTTGCGTGGCCCACTGGCTTTGGAAGCTTACAACAAGGCTCTGAGTAAAGGAAAGACAAGAGTTAGAAGAATACCAGTTATGTTGATTGGCCAAGACCGCTCTGGAAAGACCAGCCTTAAGAAGTCTCTTAGGGGAATACGGTTTAATCCAGATGAGATTAGCACAGTTGGGATCGATGTTGATCCATCGTACTTTAAAGTCACAACTGAGATTTGGAAGACTGGAGAGACGGATCAAGAAGCAAACACTAAAGATGCATCTTTCTATGAGCAACACACAGCTCGATTGGttgtaaaaaaattaagggAAGGGGAGTTGATTCCTGAAGAAAGCTCTGTTGAGTCTTTCCAGTCTGTAGATTCCTCCCTTGCAGACATGGTGACACCAAGTGCAAATAAAAGGAGTGAAGGTACCTTGGTATCTTCCCCCGAGTTTATCAAAACCGGTCACGATGAATTCCCTCTAGACAAACAGTTGGATGTTTCAGCATCTCCTAGAGCTTCAAGAGTTTCAGATTTTGATGATGGCAGTAATGTTTATAACACCCTAACAACAAGTCAAAAAAGTGATCCTACAAACAGAGGAAATAATCATGTCACCACATCCAAAATACCAGATGAGATAGAGACTTTGATGAAGAAATTGTTACAGGAAGTCGACAAGGTTAGAGATGAAGAAGACATTTACTCGGTTTTGTGGGATTTTGGTGGACAATCGGTTTATTATGCAACTCACCCACTCTTTCTTACATCGAGGGCTTTGTACCTTTTGGCGTATGACCTCAGCCGAGAACTTCATAAAACGGCTCAGCCTGTAACAAAGCAGGGCGTGTACAAGAACATACAAGacaattttgaaacaagaagTAATTTGGACTATCTTGATTTCTGGATGACATCCATTGCCTCACTCGCCAGTCGAGATAGCGTTCATACGAAAGAATCAGATTTGTTGCCTGAGAAACTTCCCCCTGTTTTCCTAGTTTGTACCAATGCCGATCGACCTCATGGTGGGGCTGACTGTTTGGCGCTCGCCCGTGAAGTGTATGGTTCTTTGCAGGGGAAATCGTACAGGAACCACCTGTGCGATGGTTTCTTTGTAGTCGATAATACTAAGTCAGGTGGGGAATCAGAGTGTTCAGGAGTGGCGCGCTTGCGACATAGCATTCTAGCTGTTGCAAATGAGCTACCATCGATGAAGGAGGACATTCCAATCAAATGGTTAAAGTTTGAGAAAATGCTCCAAGTCACTCTGGGTGAAGGACGTACATGGATTTATTTGGAGCTCGCAAAACGGATCGCAGCTGAAGTTTGCCAAATTCACGACAATCAAGAATTCGTAACATTGCTTGACTTTTTACATGATCAgagaattttaatacattttaATGACACTCCAGAATTAAACAAATTGGTTGTCTTGGATCCTCAGTGGTTGATTGATGTGTTCAAGAAAGTGATAACTGTTCAGGTTTCTGACGGTCATGGAAAAGCTGAAATAACACAATTGTGGCACAAACTCGAAACAACAGGCATCCTtgaacaaaagctcttgaagCATGTGTGGGACCCATTAATAGAACGGCATGAAACCTATGAAAGCTTTATTGCTGTCATGGAGAAATTTAGTTTGCTGTGCTCTTGGCCTTCTTCAGATACTTCATGTAATAAACAGTACTTGGTACCATCCATGTTAATGTTGCACCCACCACAGAACATCACCGAGTTGATTGCCTCTGCGGAACTCCCTTCTCTTTTCCTGAAATTTGAGCCCGGACAAGTTCCTTTGAGCTTGTTTCCGCGGCTGgtgttgaatttttttcagtgGGGGCAAAAGGAATTTTGGAGTTCACTGAACCCCCAGTTGTACAAGAATTTCGCCAGATTTTACACTATTGGAGACGAAGACTGCTCCGTTGTCCTTTTGTGTCATTCCTCGTTCATCGAAGTAGTTGTTCACAGAGGAAATGTCAATCCACCATTAGTGGAAGGGATTCAGTTGACTATTTCTTCTGGCCACCACCATGATCCATTTGAAGCGTTCTGTGCCCATGCTGTTTACAAACAATTGTCTTTGATGCTTGAATGTATGCGTAACGAGTTCTGTTGGTTGAAGAACATGATATATCAAGCAGGGTTTATTTGCCCGGTATGTTGCCCCGGAAAGCTAGTCAAGTACTGCCGCACTCATCATAAGGAATATTGTAAGCAAGAAGATTGTCTTCACTTCTTATCTGAATCTGATATACGCAGTACCAATCAGTTTATTAGATGCACCAAAGCAGCTGCTGAAGGGGATAACAAAGTTCATGTGAAGAATTTTTCAGCTTGGCTCACAAGTCCAAGTAAACAG ACAGCAACAGATGAGATGAATGGAAGACAGTTTCTGTCTGGTGAAA GGAGTGAAGAGGTGTCTCACGCCCAGCTTCCTGGCGATGTTATTGAATCACTTATGTCGGATTCATGCCATCCAAAAGAAATTGTActaaagatgaaagaaagtctACATTTGGATCAAATGTGTCTGCAGCAACCAAACCCGGAAACAAAGAGAATGATTCGTTGCCTGGCAAAAAGAGCAAAGGATTCAAACAGGATTGGGGTTGTCAAGCACCTGAGAGAAATTACACCTGCAGGGACAACTG GTCCCTTGCTACCAGGGAACCTTGATATTCGCAATATCCCAGTTTGTCAGATGAGAGAGCTTACAATTTACTTAAGCG